A genomic segment from Brevundimonas mediterranea encodes:
- a CDS encoding baseplate multidomain protein megatron, whose protein sequence is MAQVVLSAVGQSVGGPVGRVIGATIGRAIDNRVVGSLSPARQVGPRLEALKVQGTAEGAPMACVFGRARVTGQVIWAARFLEAKAKGRAGKGGPKTVDYVYSLSFAVALCEGEIDGIGRVWADGRLMDLNGVAMRVYRGGEDPTPDPLIEAVEGAAPAYRGTAYVVFEDLPLGPFGDRVPQLSFEVFRRPRGERARLEDLLEGVCLIPGAGEFALATEAVMRREGLTRTAAENVHNGEGRADLVVSLDQLQAQLPNLKRVSLVVGWFGDDLRAGHCRVRPGVERRDKPTEPMDWSVAGVERHEAYEVSRAPSVGFADTSPSGGGSAPAYGGTPSDESVRQAIRELKARGLEVTLYPFVFMDCPGYPWRGRVAGVDGTGATTEIAALFGGADDWGLRRMALHYARIAAEEGADGLLIGSEMRGVTWTRDAAGGFPAVAQFRALAAECRAVVGPGVKLSYAADWSEYFGRQTGGEVVFHLDPLWADTNIDHVSIDWYPPLTDWREGDGGVDSAVFDGAADPAYLAAGVAGGEGFDWFYAGETDRAAQARTPIVDTAHGEDWLFRPKDLKGWWSNLHHDRPGGVRSATPAAWVSGMKPVRLSEFGCAAVDRGGNAPNLFQDPKSSESRLPPGSTGARDDAVQRAALEAVLSHYAAAVNNPVSAVYGGRMLAGADAWCWDARPYPAFPARGDVWADAGAWRAGHWLNGRLAGDGRDLIAAVLARGGLAADERAVEGVEGAAAGYVIDRPMRTRDALEPLLAAFDAVAAERDGRVAVLGRTAVCADLAREALALPDQGAAETATRALEPRPGEARVRFIDETADYQTGAVVVRAEDPEAATGGGVDLDLPLACGGGLARAAAERALDGAGAETTTLALGPLEALRLEPGDVVRLEGREGDWRVTRTTADETPSAVLEPVGVRRTFEDQGGGRGGEAPPVVGAPFVRVMDLPPLMGGEDDERPVVAAAAEPWRPMRLHAGAGAETLTARGDLETAATVGVLVQPLGPGVRHRWDEIQALTVRVEGAAPQSASALAVLGGANALAVETAAGWEVVQYRSATLVGAETWRLTGLLRGQQGTEVEMQAGAAAGSVAVFLDERLARAEIGRNERGLPLICRVGPAGAAPGGAGFREAGFTLQGLYARPWSPAGLIVEAGAEVWTVRWTPRVRLYGDGWDGEPAGVDPMRFRVQVRDAGAVRRTMEVEGMTVLYSAAERAADFPGGVTPTARIGVAQWGEGFGWGVEAEIGLI, encoded by the coding sequence ATGGCGCAAGTCGTACTGAGCGCGGTGGGGCAGTCGGTCGGGGGCCCGGTCGGGCGGGTGATCGGGGCGACGATCGGGCGGGCGATCGACAATCGGGTGGTCGGATCGCTGTCGCCGGCGCGGCAGGTCGGGCCTAGGCTGGAGGCCCTGAAGGTGCAGGGGACGGCGGAGGGGGCGCCGATGGCCTGTGTGTTCGGGCGGGCGCGGGTGACGGGTCAGGTGATCTGGGCGGCGCGGTTTCTGGAAGCCAAGGCCAAGGGACGGGCGGGCAAGGGCGGGCCGAAGACGGTCGACTATGTCTATTCGCTGAGTTTCGCCGTGGCCCTGTGCGAGGGGGAGATCGATGGGATAGGGCGGGTCTGGGCCGACGGACGGCTGATGGACCTGAACGGCGTGGCGATGCGGGTGTATCGCGGGGGCGAGGACCCGACGCCCGATCCGCTGATCGAGGCGGTCGAAGGGGCGGCGCCTGCCTATCGGGGCACGGCCTATGTGGTGTTCGAGGACCTGCCGTTGGGGCCGTTCGGGGACCGGGTTCCGCAGTTGAGTTTCGAGGTGTTCCGGCGACCGCGCGGGGAACGGGCGCGGCTGGAGGACTTGCTGGAAGGCGTGTGTCTGATCCCCGGCGCGGGGGAGTTCGCCCTGGCGACCGAGGCGGTGATGCGGCGCGAGGGGTTGACGCGGACGGCGGCGGAGAATGTCCACAACGGCGAGGGCCGGGCGGACCTGGTCGTGTCGCTGGACCAGCTGCAGGCGCAGCTGCCGAACCTGAAACGGGTCAGTCTGGTGGTGGGATGGTTCGGGGATGATCTGCGGGCCGGGCATTGCCGGGTGCGGCCGGGGGTGGAGCGGCGCGACAAGCCGACCGAACCGATGGACTGGTCGGTGGCGGGAGTGGAAAGGCATGAGGCGTACGAGGTCAGTCGGGCCCCCTCCGTCGGCTTCGCCGACACCTCCCCCAGCGGGGGAGGATCTGCCCCGGCCTATGGCGGGACGCCGTCGGACGAGAGCGTGCGGCAGGCGATCCGCGAGCTGAAGGCGCGGGGGCTGGAGGTGACGCTGTATCCGTTCGTCTTCATGGACTGCCCCGGCTATCCGTGGCGCGGAAGGGTGGCGGGCGTGGACGGGACGGGGGCGACGACGGAGATCGCGGCCCTGTTCGGCGGGGCGGACGATTGGGGGCTGCGGCGGATGGCGCTGCACTATGCCCGGATCGCGGCCGAGGAAGGGGCGGACGGCCTGTTGATCGGGTCGGAGATGCGGGGGGTGACCTGGACGCGGGATGCGGCCGGGGGCTTTCCGGCGGTGGCGCAGTTCCGGGCGCTGGCGGCGGAGTGCCGGGCGGTGGTCGGGCCGGGGGTGAAACTGTCCTATGCGGCCGACTGGAGCGAATATTTTGGACGGCAGACGGGCGGGGAGGTGGTGTTTCACCTGGACCCGCTGTGGGCCGATACGAATATCGATCATGTGTCGATCGACTGGTATCCGCCGTTGACCGACTGGCGCGAGGGCGACGGCGGGGTGGATTCTGCGGTGTTCGATGGGGCGGCGGACCCGGCCTATCTGGCGGCGGGCGTCGCGGGCGGCGAGGGGTTCGACTGGTTCTATGCAGGCGAGACCGACCGGGCGGCGCAGGCCAGGACGCCCATCGTCGATACGGCGCACGGCGAGGACTGGCTGTTCCGACCCAAGGACCTGAAGGGGTGGTGGTCGAACCTTCACCATGACCGGCCGGGCGGGGTGCGCTCGGCGACGCCGGCGGCCTGGGTTTCGGGGATGAAGCCGGTGCGGCTGTCGGAGTTCGGCTGTGCGGCGGTGGACCGGGGCGGCAATGCGCCGAACCTGTTCCAGGATCCCAAGAGCAGCGAGAGCCGCCTGCCGCCGGGATCGACCGGCGCGCGCGACGACGCGGTGCAGCGGGCGGCGCTGGAGGCGGTGCTGAGTCATTATGCGGCGGCCGTGAACAATCCGGTGTCGGCGGTCTATGGCGGGCGGATGCTGGCGGGGGCGGACGCCTGGTGCTGGGACGCGCGTCCCTATCCGGCCTTTCCGGCGCGGGGGGACGTCTGGGCGGATGCAGGGGCGTGGCGGGCCGGGCACTGGCTGAACGGACGGCTGGCGGGGGACGGGCGCGACCTGATCGCGGCGGTGCTGGCGCGGGGCGGTCTGGCGGCGGACGAGAGGGCGGTTGAGGGCGTCGAGGGGGCGGCGGCCGGCTATGTGATCGACCGGCCGATGCGGACGCGCGATGCGCTGGAGCCGCTGCTGGCGGCGTTCGATGCGGTGGCGGCTGAACGGGACGGGCGGGTGGCGGTGCTGGGGCGGACGGCGGTTTGCGCCGATCTGGCGCGTGAGGCCCTAGCTCTGCCGGATCAGGGGGCGGCGGAGACGGCGACGCGGGCGCTGGAGCCGCGACCCGGCGAGGCGAGGGTGCGGTTCATCGACGAGACGGCCGATTATCAGACCGGGGCGGTGGTCGTGCGGGCCGAGGACCCTGAGGCGGCGACGGGCGGCGGGGTGGATCTGGATCTGCCGCTGGCGTGCGGCGGCGGTCTGGCGCGGGCGGCGGCGGAGCGGGCCCTGGACGGGGCTGGGGCGGAGACGACGACCCTGGCGCTGGGGCCGCTGGAGGCCTTGCGGCTGGAGCCGGGAGATGTGGTGCGGCTGGAGGGCCGCGAGGGCGACTGGCGGGTGACGCGGACGACGGCGGACGAGACGCCGTCGGCGGTGCTGGAGCCGGTCGGGGTCCGGCGGACCTTTGAGGATCAGGGCGGCGGGCGCGGCGGCGAGGCGCCGCCCGTGGTCGGGGCGCCCTTCGTGCGGGTGATGGACCTGCCGCCCCTGATGGGGGGCGAGGACGACGAGCGGCCGGTCGTGGCGGCGGCGGCTGAGCCGTGGCGGCCGATGCGGCTGCACGCCGGGGCCGGGGCGGAGACTCTGACGGCGCGGGGCGACTTGGAGACGGCGGCGACGGTCGGGGTTCTGGTCCAGCCGCTGGGACCGGGGGTTCGGCATCGTTGGGACGAGATTCAGGCCCTGACGGTTCGGGTCGAGGGAGCGGCGCCGCAGAGCGCCTCGGCGCTGGCGGTGCTGGGCGGGGCCAACGCCCTGGCGGTCGAGACGGCGGCGGGATGGGAGGTGGTGCAATATCGGTCGGCGACCCTGGTCGGGGCGGAGACCTGGCGGCTGACGGGCTTGCTGCGCGGACAGCAGGGCACCGAGGTCGAGATGCAGGCCGGGGCGGCGGCGGGATCGGTGGCGGTGTTTCTGGACGAGCGGCTGGCGCGGGCCGAAATCGGGCGCAATGAACGGGGACTGCCGCTGATCTGTCGCGTCGGACCGGCGGGGGCGGCGCCGGGCGGGGCGGGGTTCCGCGAGGCCGGCTTCACCTTGCAGGGCCTGTACGCCCGGCCGTGGTCGCCGGCGGGGCTGATTGTGGAGGCCGGGGCGGAAGTATGGACGGTGCGGTGGACGCCGCGCGTGCGCCTGTATGGGGACGGATGGGACGGGGAGCCTGCGGGGGTGGATCCGATGCGGTTCCGGGTGCAGGTGAGGGACGCCGGGGCGGTGCGACGGACGATGGAGGTCGAGGGGATGACGGTTCTGTATTCCGCCGCCGAGCGGGCGGCGGACTTTCCTGGGGGCGTGACCCCGACGGCGCGGATCGGCGTGGCGCAGTGGGGCGAGGGGTTCGGCTGGGGCGTGGAGGCGGAAATCGGCCTGATCTGA
- a CDS encoding NlpC/P60 family protein: MAVARAWLGTPYRHQASMKGVGADCLGLVRGVWREVVGAEPEGLPAYSPDWAETGGRETLLAAAGRWLTPVPVEAMRTGDVLLFRMSPGAAVKLRMSPGAAVKHCAILSDTGGPEPRMIHAYWGRAVVESWMGMWWRRRLAAVFRFPD, from the coding sequence GTGGCTGTTGCGCGGGCCTGGCTGGGGACGCCGTATCGGCATCAGGCCAGCATGAAGGGCGTGGGGGCGGATTGTCTGGGGCTGGTGCGCGGGGTGTGGCGCGAGGTGGTCGGGGCGGAGCCGGAGGGTCTGCCCGCCTATTCGCCGGACTGGGCCGAGACCGGCGGGCGCGAGACCCTGCTGGCGGCGGCAGGGCGGTGGCTGACGCCCGTGCCGGTCGAGGCGATGCGGACTGGGGACGTGCTGCTGTTTCGCATGTCGCCGGGGGCGGCGGTGAAACTTCGCATGTCGCCGGGGGCGGCGGTGAAACACTGCGCCATCCTGAGCGACACCGGCGGGCCGGAGCCGAGGATGATCCACGCCTATTGGGGACGGGCGGTGGTGGAGAGCTGGATGGGGATGTGGTGGCGTAGGCGTTTGGCGGCGGTGTTCCGGTTTCCGGATTGA
- a CDS encoding baseplate hub protein has protein sequence MRDIPDEMAARIESGAARLCHVWRLERADGAVTGFTDHDRDLVVDGVVCRAGSGWTAGAAESAVGLAAGSVSAAGALDDAAITEADVAAGRFDGAKVELWRVDWSEPDLKVRLWAGTLARMRREEGRFLADLEGPLSKLERVVGRTYGRMCDARLGDERCGIAAAGRRCDKRWETCVRTFGNGVNFRGFADVPGDDFLTAYPAGGARNDGGSRR, from the coding sequence ATGAGAGACATACCGGACGAAATGGCCGCCCGCATCGAGAGCGGGGCGGCGAGGCTTTGTCATGTCTGGCGGCTGGAGCGGGCCGACGGGGCGGTGACGGGCTTCACCGATCACGACCGGGATTTGGTGGTGGACGGGGTGGTCTGTCGGGCCGGGAGCGGCTGGACGGCCGGGGCGGCCGAGAGCGCCGTGGGCCTGGCGGCGGGGTCGGTCTCGGCGGCGGGCGCGCTGGATGACGCGGCGATCACCGAGGCGGATGTGGCGGCGGGGCGGTTCGATGGGGCGAAGGTCGAGCTGTGGCGGGTGGACTGGTCGGAGCCAGATTTGAAGGTTCGGCTGTGGGCCGGGACCCTGGCGCGGATGCGGCGCGAGGAGGGGCGGTTCCTGGCCGATCTGGAAGGGCCGCTGTCGAAGCTGGAGCGGGTGGTCGGGCGGACCTATGGCCGGATGTGCGACGCGCGGCTGGGGGATGAACGCTGCGGGATCGCGGCGGCGGGACGGCGCTGTGACAAGCGGTGGGAGACCTGTGTCCGGACGTTCGGGAATGGAGTGAATTTCCGGGGCTTTGCGGACGTGCCGGGGGATGACTTCCTGACGGCCTATCCGGCGGGAGGCGCGCGGAACGACGGCGGGAGCCGGCGGTGA
- a CDS encoding DUF2460 domain-containing protein codes for MDFHEVRLPARLAFGSTGGVERRTEITTLGSGFERRSSPWAMGRRRYLIGANLRSLDDMAALIAFFEARRGRLYGFRFKDFADFKSCAPSGTVSAGDQALGVGDGVRTVFPLIKAYGDVERSIVKPVEGTVRVAVGGVETSGFAVDAATGAVSLAVAPAAGAAVTAGFQFDTPVRFDTDRIETTLESFDAGRMAAVPLIEVRV; via the coding sequence ATGGACTTCCATGAGGTGCGGCTGCCCGCGCGGCTGGCCTTCGGCTCGACCGGCGGGGTCGAGCGAAGGACGGAGATCACCACCCTGGGCTCCGGATTCGAGCGGCGGTCCAGCCCCTGGGCGATGGGGCGTCGGCGGTATCTGATCGGGGCGAACCTGAGGTCGCTGGACGACATGGCGGCGCTGATCGCCTTCTTCGAGGCGCGGCGGGGGCGGCTGTACGGGTTCCGGTTCAAGGACTTCGCCGATTTCAAGTCGTGCGCGCCCAGCGGGACGGTCTCGGCGGGGGATCAGGCGCTGGGCGTCGGCGACGGGGTGCGGACGGTGTTCCCGCTGATCAAGGCCTATGGCGACGTGGAGCGGTCGATCGTCAAGCCGGTCGAGGGGACGGTCAGGGTCGCGGTCGGGGGCGTCGAGACTTCGGGCTTTGCGGTGGACGCGGCGACCGGGGCGGTGAGCCTGGCGGTCGCGCCGGCGGCGGGCGCTGCGGTGACGGCGGGCTTTCAGTTCGACACCCCGGTGCGGTTCGACACGGACCGGATCGAGACGACCCTGGAGAGTTTCGACGCCGGGCGGATGGCGGCCGTTCCGCTGATCGAGGTGCGGGTCTGA
- a CDS encoding DUF805 domain-containing protein has product MRGEILSYDTTAGTGLISGDDGVRYSFVSSSLQSPAVPAAGVRVDFVPEGEEATQILILAGAPSTVGVAGGLSASTDTTLAGFDWQKLFLSFEGRVRRSHFWIGWLVLLGVNVVISWIPVINLLGFVLIWPNLAISVKRLHDMGKTGWLVAIPWVASTVFLIIGFFMVMGAAIAGGVGADYYENNPAALFAMMGPAVGAFVLAALVPLAFLLWIGLVEGDQGDNRFGPNPKSE; this is encoded by the coding sequence TTGCGCGGCGAAATCCTCAGCTATGACACCACGGCCGGAACCGGCCTGATCAGCGGCGACGACGGCGTGCGCTACAGTTTCGTCTCATCCAGCCTTCAGTCCCCGGCCGTGCCCGCCGCCGGCGTCCGGGTCGACTTCGTGCCCGAGGGTGAAGAGGCGACACAGATCCTGATCCTGGCCGGCGCCCCCTCGACCGTCGGCGTCGCCGGCGGTCTGTCCGCCTCGACCGACACCACCCTCGCCGGCTTTGACTGGCAGAAGCTGTTCCTGTCGTTCGAGGGCCGCGTCCGTCGTAGCCATTTCTGGATCGGCTGGCTGGTCCTGCTGGGCGTCAATGTGGTCATCAGCTGGATCCCCGTCATCAACCTGCTCGGCTTCGTGCTGATCTGGCCGAACCTCGCCATTTCGGTGAAGCGCCTGCACGACATGGGCAAGACCGGCTGGCTGGTCGCCATCCCCTGGGTCGCATCGACCGTCTTCCTGATCATCGGCTTCTTCATGGTGATGGGCGCCGCCATCGCCGGCGGCGTGGGCGCCGACTATTACGAGAACAATCCCGCCGCTCTCTTCGCCATGATGGGACCGGCCGTGGGCGCCTTCGTCCTCGCCGCCCTGGTCCCCCTGGCCTTCCTGCTGTGGATCGGCCTGGTGGAAGGCGATCAGGGCGACAACCGCTTCGGCCCGAACCCCAAGAGCGAATAG
- a CDS encoding phage tail length tape measure protein produces MTDEFGRSGIEDLPLKTAEAGAALEALKGPAEDAANAIEAAFGRAGDSLTRSLARAAADGEVSLSELAKAVLDAVNAAAGSGGSGGGLSAAIQAAMSSFGGARADGGPVLGGAAYLVGERGPEVFRPATGGEVGPVSGGGVTVNVAVDGGAPALLRSEAQIAQMLARAVSLGARRM; encoded by the coding sequence ATGACGGATGAATTCGGGCGCAGCGGGATCGAGGATCTGCCGCTGAAGACCGCCGAGGCCGGGGCGGCGCTGGAGGCGCTGAAAGGCCCGGCCGAGGATGCGGCCAATGCGATCGAGGCGGCGTTCGGACGGGCGGGCGACAGTCTGACCCGGTCGCTGGCGCGCGCGGCGGCGGACGGGGAGGTGTCGCTGTCGGAACTGGCGAAGGCGGTGCTGGATGCGGTGAATGCGGCGGCGGGGTCGGGCGGATCGGGCGGCGGACTGAGCGCGGCGATCCAGGCGGCGATGAGCAGTTTCGGCGGGGCGCGGGCCGACGGGGGGCCGGTGCTGGGCGGTGCAGCCTATCTGGTCGGGGAGCGCGGGCCGGAGGTGTTTCGCCCGGCGACCGGCGGCGAGGTCGGCCCCGTCTCTGGCGGCGGAGTGACGGTCAATGTGGCGGTGGACGGCGGGGCGCCGGCCCTGTTGCGGTCCGAGGCCCAGATCGCCCAGATGCTGGCGCGGGCGGTCAGCCTGGGGGCGCGGCGGATGTAG
- a CDS encoding phage tail assembly chaperone yields the protein MNSGETPWGEMLRAAMRMGIAPEAFWRLSLKEWRMLTAAPRGTAPMGRAGLTKLMEDWPDDG from the coding sequence GTGAACTCGGGGGAGACCCCGTGGGGCGAGATGCTGCGGGCGGCGATGCGGATGGGAATCGCGCCGGAGGCCTTCTGGCGGCTGTCGCTGAAGGAGTGGCGGATGCTGACCGCGGCGCCGCGCGGAACGGCGCCGATGGGTCGGGCGGGGCTGACGAAGCTGATGGAGGACTGGCCGGATGACGGATGA
- a CDS encoding GTA-gp10 family protein, whose translation MSGGDWSPSGRGAALSPQGGEIGARGEVGVVLGGVRRRVCLTLGALAEIETGLAVEGLAAAAERMKALSARDLIVVLAAVLRGGGETAPDVAGVEPREAARAVAAAFEAAAR comes from the coding sequence ATGAGCGGCGGGGACTGGTCCCCCTCGGGCCGCGGGGCGGCCCTCTCCCCCCAAGGGGGGGAGATTGGCGCGCGGGGCGAGGTGGGGGTGGTGCTGGGCGGGGTGCGGCGTCGGGTGTGTCTGACCCTGGGGGCGCTGGCGGAGATCGAGACCGGGTTGGCGGTCGAGGGGCTGGCGGCGGCGGCGGAGCGGATGAAGGCTCTGTCGGCGCGGGATCTGATAGTGGTGCTGGCGGCGGTGCTGCGCGGGGGCGGGGAGACGGCGCCGGATGTGGCCGGGGTCGAGCCGCGCGAGGCGGCGCGGGCGGTGGCGGCGGCGTTCGAGGCGGCGGCGCGGTGA
- a CDS encoding phage major tail protein, TP901-1 family — MTAQAGKDMLLKIEGAPGVFTTVAGLRARTISLNARTVDATDGDSAGRWRELLAGAGVKSAAVSGQGIFRDAASDALVREAFFDQAARRWRLVVPDFGVLEGPFLVAALEYAGEHEGEATFALSLASAGEIGFSAT; from the coding sequence ATGACCGCACAGGCGGGCAAGGACATGCTGCTGAAGATCGAGGGCGCGCCGGGCGTGTTCACGACGGTGGCGGGGTTGAGGGCGCGGACGATTTCGCTGAATGCGCGCACGGTGGATGCGACCGACGGCGACAGCGCCGGGCGGTGGCGCGAACTGCTGGCGGGGGCGGGAGTCAAGTCGGCGGCGGTGTCGGGCCAGGGGATCTTCCGCGATGCGGCTTCGGACGCCCTGGTGCGCGAAGCCTTCTTCGATCAGGCGGCGAGACGGTGGCGGCTGGTGGTGCCGGACTTCGGCGTGCTGGAGGGGCCGTTCCTGGTGGCGGCGCTGGAATACGCCGGCGAGCACGAGGGGGAGGCGACCTTTGCGCTGAGCCTGGCGAGCGCGGGCGAGATCGGGTTTTCGGCGACATGA
- a CDS encoding DUF3168 domain-containing protein: protein MRVLAALKADPAVAALVGGRVFDQAPEGAEHPHLVIGQCESRPVAADGGGVEQRLTLTGVSRFAGSEEAKAVAAAVRACLHEAVLEADGVRTATLRANFADVFRAGDGRRTYAVVRLRAVTEEVASG from the coding sequence ATGAGGGTGTTGGCGGCGTTGAAGGCGGATCCGGCGGTGGCGGCCCTGGTGGGCGGACGGGTGTTCGATCAGGCGCCGGAGGGGGCGGAGCATCCGCATCTGGTGATCGGCCAGTGCGAGAGCCGACCGGTGGCGGCGGACGGGGGCGGGGTGGAGCAGAGGCTGACCCTGACCGGGGTGTCGCGGTTCGCCGGATCGGAAGAGGCCAAGGCGGTGGCGGCGGCGGTGCGGGCGTGTCTGCACGAGGCGGTGCTGGAGGCCGACGGAGTGCGGACGGCGACGCTGAGGGCGAATTTCGCCGACGTGTTCCGGGCGGGGGACGGGCGGCGGACCTATGCGGTGGTGCGGCTGAGGGCGGTGACGGAGGAAGTGGCGAGTGGTTAG
- a CDS encoding head-tail connector protein, whose amino-acid sequence MAQPVTVAEAKLFLRVEHEAEDGLIQTLIAAAQARVEGDVGLSLTSTSPAGLRLAILMLVLRAYERGDAEIQVEPVEAWVAPYRAVRL is encoded by the coding sequence ATGGCGCAGCCGGTGACGGTGGCGGAGGCGAAGCTGTTTTTGCGGGTCGAGCACGAGGCGGAGGATGGTCTGATCCAGACCCTGATCGCGGCGGCCCAGGCGCGGGTGGAGGGGGATGTGGGGCTGAGCCTGACGTCCACCTCGCCGGCGGGGTTGCGGCTGGCGATCCTGATGCTGGTGCTGCGGGCCTATGAGCGGGGGGACGCCGAGATTCAGGTGGAGCCGGTCGAGGCCTGGGTCGCGCCGTATCGCGCGGTGCGGCTGTGA
- a CDS encoding phage major capsid protein, whose protein sequence is MKETKQASGSPILAGSGAQAVVREMMAAFEAFKGANDVRLGEIEKKAVADVLLEEKVARIDQAVAAAQARLDRVMSQNRRPAIGGEPAEPASAPEAKAAWDGYLKTGQSGALEVKAGLSGGATSGGYVVPYETERAIERRLMAASPMREIATVRTVAAGVFRKPVSTAGVACGWVAETAARPETDPATLALLEFPSADLYANPAATQALLDDAMVDLDEWLAAEVEDAFAAQETQAFVGGDGVNKPKGFLTYPTVADTDQAWGQIGSVASGAAGGFAPTSPADRLIDLVYAPKAQYRPNGRFVMNRKTVSAVRKFKDADGNYIWQPATRLGETASLLGYPVTEIETMPDVAANSLSIAFGDFQRGYLIVDRAGVRVLRDPYSAKPYVLFYTTKRVGGGVQNFDAIKVMKFSAG, encoded by the coding sequence ATGAAAGAGACCAAACAGGCTTCCGGCTCGCCCATTCTTGCGGGTTCTGGGGCGCAGGCTGTCGTGCGCGAGATGATGGCGGCGTTCGAGGCGTTCAAAGGGGCGAACGACGTCCGGCTGGGCGAGATCGAGAAGAAGGCGGTGGCCGATGTGCTGCTGGAGGAGAAGGTGGCGAGGATCGACCAGGCGGTGGCGGCGGCGCAGGCGCGGCTGGATCGGGTGATGAGCCAGAATAGGCGTCCGGCTATCGGCGGCGAGCCCGCCGAGCCGGCGTCGGCGCCAGAAGCCAAAGCGGCTTGGGACGGCTATCTGAAGACGGGCCAATCTGGCGCCCTGGAGGTCAAGGCGGGGTTGTCGGGCGGGGCGACCTCGGGCGGCTATGTCGTGCCGTATGAGACCGAGCGGGCCATCGAGCGGCGGCTGATGGCGGCCTCGCCGATGCGCGAGATCGCCACGGTGCGGACGGTGGCGGCCGGAGTGTTCAGAAAGCCGGTGTCGACGGCGGGCGTGGCCTGCGGCTGGGTGGCGGAGACGGCCGCGCGGCCCGAGACGGATCCGGCGACCCTGGCCCTGCTGGAGTTCCCCTCGGCCGATCTGTACGCCAATCCGGCGGCGACCCAGGCGTTGCTGGACGACGCCATGGTCGATCTGGACGAATGGCTGGCGGCCGAGGTCGAGGACGCCTTTGCGGCCCAGGAGACCCAGGCCTTCGTGGGCGGCGACGGGGTGAACAAGCCCAAGGGCTTCCTGACCTATCCGACCGTGGCGGACACGGATCAGGCCTGGGGGCAGATCGGTTCTGTGGCGTCGGGCGCGGCGGGCGGGTTTGCGCCGACCAGTCCGGCGGACCGGCTGATCGACCTGGTCTATGCGCCCAAGGCCCAGTACCGGCCGAACGGGCGGTTCGTGATGAACCGCAAGACGGTCTCGGCCGTGCGCAAGTTCAAGGACGCTGACGGCAACTACATCTGGCAGCCGGCGACGCGGCTGGGCGAGACGGCGTCGCTGCTGGGCTATCCGGTCACGGAGATCGAGACCATGCCGGATGTGGCGGCCAACAGTCTGTCCATCGCCTTCGGGGACTTCCAGCGGGGGTATCTGATCGTGGATCGGGCGGGGGTGCGGGTGCTGAGGGACCCCTATTCGGCCAAGCCCTATGTGCTGTTCTACACCACCAAGCGCGTCGGCGGCGGGGTGCAGAACTTCGACGCGATCAAGGTGATGAAGTTCAGCGCGGGGTGA